GACCCAACATACCTTGGATGAAATCCAAGGGAACACCGTTATCAAGGAGTTGGCAAGCATAGGTATGTCGAAAGCGATGCGGATAAACATTCGTTTCAATCTCTCCTCGATCTGCAAGCCGTTTTAATGCCCACCTTATTGTAGGAATAGCCATGCGTTTAGTTGGGTTGGTATCCGTTACGAATAAGGCTTTACAGGTATCTCCACGACTGGTCAGGCACTTCCTTAACCATACTTTGCACTCTGTCGTAAAGTACACTTCTCTCTGCTTGGAGCCCTTACCGTTTACGACTATAGAGCAGTTTTCCCAGTTGAGATCCTCGATGTTTATCCTCTCTACTTCCCCGAATCGACAGCCAGTACAATAGAGAAGCTCAAGCAGCGCTCTTTCTCTTAATGTTTGGCCACGAGATCTTAAGATGAATAACATCTTCCTCGACTAAAAACTTAGGAATTCGCTTGTCCAATTTGGGTTCTCTTAGTTTTAAAGAAGGATTTGAAGTCAGGTAAGTCTCTTCATACGCATAGCGAAACAGGGATCGGACGAAACGAATTCGATGCCCTAGGCTGCTTGGCTTCAAACGTTCTGCTTGTTTCGCCAAATATTGCTTCAGCATTGACAATGTAATCTCCGCTATCTCGGGATCACCTAGTTCCGTCATTAGCATTTTGTTTTGGAGGATGTAGGCGCTCAATGTTCTCGGACTATATCCTTGAATTCGTTTATCAGCCTCATATAGATGCCACAACTCACTTAACTTCATAATAAAACCTCCCCTTAGAAGCTATTACAACTAGGTTTGCTTCTAAAGGGAGGTTTTAATCTTCTAACCTGCTTGAGCTAGCGTTCCTCGTTAGCTTAACGGCATGACGCACGGGTCCGACGGACTTCGCCATTGTAGAATTGTCTGACTGATAGCTCTTCCTAGAGATGCTTCGGACAGAATCAAGGAGTGAATGCGACTCAGTATACGGTGTTACAGGATGTCAACGCCTTCTTAGAGTTACTACTATATAAATCACAATAATAAAGTATCGATAATTTGATGAAATTTCATTCTATCCTCGTCTAATTCAGATATTCCATATCCTTTCATAAATTCAACTATTTCTTCTTTCCTATCTGTATAATAAGTAAGACTTTTTACAAGATAATAAATATCATAGTATGGATCTGATATCCCTGAAGCTCCTAAATCAATAAATGCTTCAATACATCCATTATTTATCATAACGTTTCCAGAACCATAATCACCATGAGTAAAAACTAGTTCCTCTGTCGACGCTTTATTCATTTCCAAAAAATCAATTAGTTGCTCAATAGTATGGTTGGGAAATGAGTTATTAATAGCCTCTATGACTTCATGTTTTCTCTCATTAATATTGTTTTTGACCATATCAATCAGTTTTTCTGGCAAAAAATCATTGAAAAAGCAATTATCAATGGGAACATTGTGTATTGTTCTTAAACCTTCTCCTAAAATATAGCCTAGACTTTTATCTCCCTCTTCCTGCTGTTATTCTTCCGCAGTACAACCTTCTATATAGGTCATAACTAAATATTCCTCTCCATTCTCCTTCTGATAACTTATTACTTTAGGAGAAGGAATCACATCATTTACCCATTTTAGTCTTTCTGCTTCGTCCATTAAACTTCCAGAATCTTTAACGTTTTTTTCTTTCAACACATATTTTACAGAATTATCAAACTCTAAAATATGCAAAGATTGATAATGTCTTCCTTTTTCAATGATTGTAGTTTTAAGTAATTCTGACTGATTTACTAATTTACTTGGCATTGAGAATCGGTTATTCATCATTTTGTACTCCTCATTTGTGTATCTTGGCGTTATTTCCAATATCGTCTTATCACGGACTCTATAAATAATTCATATGTAGGGTATTCGCGAAACTTTTCAACTAACCTGCACGTTAGTTGAACAAAGGGCTACCTCTCGGCAGCCCTCTCATTATTGAACTATAGTTCCCCGTTAGCGTAACGTCATTTCTCCATCTACAACGGATTTTCACAACTCCACTCGCATACCAGTCTTCCGAAATTATCCAGATAATTAGCCAGATATTTTTCAAGATTTTTGATTCCTATAATATTAATTTCATGAATCGATTCGACAAGTTCGTCGTCTGTAACATCCCATTCATTTTCTAGATACGTTGTGGGTACCTCATATTTCCTTAAGTAAAACCTAGCCGATTCAGGTTCTAACTTATTTAAGTATTTCTGTTCATTAATAACCTGTACTTATACGAAAGCTCGATTCATTTCAGTGTTAGCTTCAAGTTCACAAGCAAGGCCAACCCCAGTCATTAAATTGTTAATTTGACGTGTATCGAAGACCTGCACCTTTCACTTCCTCCTTTTCCTAATTAACTCTTCAACGTGTGTCATGGGATATAATCCCAACTAATTTTAGATCATATTGGTAGTATTCTATCCGTTAACATAACAAGAAGCAGCTGGTCCTCAAGGCAGTCTACTTCTGCCTGTATTGAGCTATCGTTCTCAGTTAGATTAACTGCACCTACCGTAGCCGTCTCCATTCTTTAGGAACATTTAGCCATATGGCGGGTACAAAACATGGGCTAAACCGCTCATCTTCCTTAAACTGATTAGTGTAGACTAGAATAGATTCATTTATTGAGGTTATTTCAGTAGGTGATATATTGCCCTGTTCTAATTTTTCGTATATACCATCAGGTAAATCAGAACTTTCATAATCTACACCCATTTCACTAAACCAGCCCTCGAAATGAATGCTTTGGGGACCTCCCATTCCATGAGGACATCCATAAAGACTCCTATTCTCATCTGTACAATGGCACCACCATGTTACACCATTAATTGCTATCCCGACTTGTGTGAGTTCAAATACTAAATTTCGAATATATCTAGAGTCAGTTATTATGTCGATATAACGATGTCCGACAGGTTGTGCTTTATTTCTTTCAAGTATATCTTCAACTTGTTTCTGTTTGCCTTCTTGATTTAACCTTAAAGACCCCAGATAATTCATGTTTAGCACTTCCTGACTTATAGATTTTTATTTGTATTTATTCGATTACTCATTCAACTAGCCTGCCCGTTAGCTTAATCACTAATCTGATTCATTTACTTTAAAAGAAGTGATTCAATAAATACCTCTATGTCAAATGGTTCAGTCGTAGTTTCGTATCTACCATATATATGGCCGTTTCGATCGATTAAAAACTTTGAGAAATTCCACTTGATCCCGTCACCGGCATATATGTCCGGATACTTTTCCAGCAGAAAATCCTGCATCCATTGACCGCCTGATGTCTCAGTATCGAACCCTTGAAATGGTGCTTGCTGTGTTAAATATTGAAATAACGGATGAGCAGACGGTCCCCTAACCTCAACTTTCTCGAATAAAGGAAACTTAACTCCAAAGTTGCTCTCACAATATTCACGTACTTCCGAGTTACTCTCTGGCTCTTTCTCGTTAAATTGGTTACAAGGAAAACCTAGTATTTCAAACCCTTGCTCATGGTGTATTTCGTAAAGCCTTTGAAGATCAGGTAATTGGCGAGAATAGCTGCATCTACTAGCAGTGTTCAGAATAAGCAGAACTTTTCCACGATAAATTGACAATTCAACAGGCTCACCCTTAATTGACTTCGCTTGAAAATCATAAATAGACATCAGACCATTCCTCCGCAGTATTATTATAAATAACATAATATAGCTACAGGCTTTTATTGGTCTAATATATAAAAGAAATAATTTTTATAGAATGAACCTATAATCAAATATTACCTTAGTATATTGCCCGTTTAATTTACTAGAAAAGAGGAGCTACCATATAGGAAGCTCCTCTACTTATTTCCCCCCAACAAAATCCGTTTCTAAATTCATCATGAAAATAGTACATCCTCTCAGCTCTGGGGCTTATCCTAACTCGCTGGAGAACTTTTTTTATTACCTATAGCCAATTGAACGATAATCTGAAGCACGATGATTACAGCCAAACCATAGAATGCTTGGACGAAGCTGCCCGTTGCATCGTGGAGCCAGCCAATGGCTAGCGGCCCAAGCGCTCCGAGAATGTAGCCACCTGATTGGGTCATTGCGGACCAGCTACTGGCTTCCTGAGCATTGCTTGTTTCATCAATGGGCAACATCAGTGCAATCGGGAACAGTCCACCTGCTCCAATACCGAGTGGAATCGCCGCGAGCCAGGGGCTAACGGATATGTTCAGCATCAGGACACCCATCAACTCTAATAACGCACACCCGACAAGCCAGAATACACGTCTTTGGTAACGGTGTACAAGCATGGGAATGAACAACGTAGAGGGCAGAGATATCAATGTAAATAAGGTTTGGATGTTGCCGGCCGTCTCTTGACTATACCCCTGGCTTTGGATTGCTGGCGCAAGCCAAGCGGTCAACGAGTAGAAGATCGCTGCCATCAGCCCGAAGAATAATGTCAGCATCCAGGCACGCTTGTTGTTCACTGGAAGTGGTGCATTAAGTACACTCGAGATTTTACCGGATTGTCGATCTATGCGCGCAGACCAGGCTAATCTCAACCAGATCGGCAATGCAATGGCTGCGAGAAATGCCCATACAGCCAACGAGCCCCTCCACGAACCACCCAGCGTATGCTGAAGCGGAACCGATAATCCCACACTAATGCTGGCCCCCATCACCATCGCTGTAGAGTAGATGCCCACCATAGCTGCCACTCGGTCAGGGAAGTACTGCTTAATGAAGCTGGATAATAGCGGCCCTGCCAATGCAATTCCTACACCGGACAGAAAAGAAGTGAACATCATCAATGGAGTTGTACCAACAAACCATCGTAATCCAGTACCTAACCCAATGAGGATTAAAGCCAGAACAATTGCGCCCTCATTCCCCCACTTTCTGCTTAATCTTACGGAGAACGGAGCAAATATGCCCATGCATAATACCGGAAGTGTGGTTAACAGACTGGCGGTAATCCCGCTTATACCCAGATCATTCT
This genomic stretch from Paenibacillus sp. FSL H7-0737 harbors:
- a CDS encoding tyrosine-type recombinase/integrase, with product MLFILRSRGQTLRERALLELLYCTGCRFGEVERINIEDLNWENCSIVVNGKGSKQREVYFTTECKVWLRKCLTSRGDTCKALFVTDTNPTKRMAIPTIRWALKRLADRGEIETNVYPHRFRHTYACQLLDNGVPLDFIQGMLGHEKASTTQIYAQLRGERRREMY
- a CDS encoding site-specific integrase → MKLSELWHLYEADKRIQGYSPRTLSAYILQNKMLMTELGDPEIAEITLSMLKQYLAKQAERLKPSSLGHRIRFVRSLFRYAYEETYLTSNPSLKLREPKLDKRIPKFLVEEDVIHLKISWPNIKRKSAA
- a CDS encoding glutathione peroxidase translates to MSIYDFQAKSIKGEPVELSIYRGKVLLILNTASRCSYSRQLPDLQRLYEIHHEQGFEILGFPCNQFNEKEPESNSEVREYCESNFGVKFPLFEKVEVRGPSAHPLFQYLTQQAPFQGFDTETSGGQWMQDFLLEKYPDIYAGDGIKWNFSKFLIDRNGHIYGRYETTTEPFDIEVFIESLLLK
- a CDS encoding MFS transporter; the protein is MKLFYIVLALILASLNLRPPITSISPLMSTVQNDLGISGITASLLTTLPVLCMGIFAPFSVRLSRKWGNEGAIVLALILIGLGTGLRWFVGTTPLMMFTSFLSGVGIALAGPLLSSFIKQYFPDRVAAMVGIYSTAMVMGASISVGLSVPLQHTLGGSWRGSLAVWAFLAAIALPIWLRLAWSARIDRQSGKISSVLNAPLPVNNKRAWMLTLFFGLMAAIFYSLTAWLAPAIQSQGYSQETAGNIQTLFTLISLPSTLFIPMLVHRYQRRVFWLVGCALLELMGVLMLNISVSPWLAAIPLGIGAGGLFPIALMLPIDETSNAQEASSWSAMTQSGGYILGALGPLAIGWLHDATGSFVQAFYGLAVIIVLQIIVQLAIGNKKSSPAS